One segment of Rosa chinensis cultivar Old Blush chromosome 6, RchiOBHm-V2, whole genome shotgun sequence DNA contains the following:
- the LOC112169192 gene encoding TMV resistance protein N, whose protein sequence is MAASSSSTVIPHREKHDVFLSFRGEDTRDSFTSHLHAALRRSKIETYVDNRLERGDEIGPALLKAIEESELSVIIFSENYASSTWCLDELVHILECKKKYGCSVIPVFYDVNPSHVRRQEGSYAAAFAQLQQRFEDRGEMVRQWRDALTSAANLSGFDSHKIRPESKLVEDIVKAILVKLNGGSSSVLKGLVGMKSRVREVERLLCLDSLDVRTVGIWGMGGVGKTTLARAVFDHLSFEFEACCFIGDIREASETSHGLNQLQKELLRILLDQENLNMGTISVSSTLDRRRLRRKKVLIVLDDVNDPRQLDVLVGDDAQFGPGSRILITTIYMQLLKTGGADKIYEVKQLNEDEALQLFRLNAFKNMCPTSEYTELSRMVVSYVEGIPLALKVLGSLLHCKRKREWESELIKLKKIPNKRIQDVLRVSYDGLDEEQKEIFLEIACFYKGEKIDYAKRMLDTCDFCADAGIAVLTDMSLISIKNNYLWMHDLIQEMGRAIVREPKEHGKRSRLWIAEDICQVFKHNTGTGTIEAIFLDMSKITKLHVRGAAFKDMHNLRLLKIFISGDEFPEKHCKMYLPEGLSSLPDALRYLYWDGYPLKSLPSDFSPDYLVELHMPNSQVEQLWTEDQNLGKLRKINLSHSKNLTKVPDLSRSPIENTELQNCTSLVRVPTYFQNLDKLTCLNLSGCSSLKHLPDMPVNMTTLYLRGTAIEELPASIWSHKKLVSLDLMYCQDLKNLPSSTCNLNSLQILGLLGCSTLGRFSELPRNIRHLCLAGAAIEEIPSSIGCVSGLVSIQLENCKKFVRLPTSICKLKSLSRLSLFGCCKFKDFPEILEPMEGLEFLNLSKTAIEELPMSTENLVGLKKLELFNCKNLRFVPSSIYKIKSVVLDGCRELHFLESALPSPSSVADLVLELDFSNFKFFTELNLVALINLSLLKTVNVSFQKKKKKRVNVKGCRHLVSSKFKVTNYWAETFAISYSRNLEYLDPLLLEGFATLFRFFPKILEPVLWFRHLHLYQAAIQELPWSIENLIGLETLELCMCENLELVPSSMYNLNRLKSLIIFGCSKIRNLPAFSVGLPSLKRLELSYCSVLEIPDDLISLSSLRRLNLSGSIVERLPASIVHVSGLEYLSLRDCNSLQSLPELPLLLEHFDAYGFRGRKTALSSRTTVRQGWDQYQVSDDKHVFSNCLRLDQNAWSGMGLDAQLRIFLMAIASSKFKQKTGHLYGHERWDAKASITILCPGNEIPKWFGYQTKGSSIKIKLPPNWFDTNFLGFTLSVAAFDRHNDFPLYLHFGFGCKSYFKTNNGETIEFNCCLDNWNFVEHRAGSANAHYVVMWYLTPLKGDGAKWPSSFYNVTEAFFEFYPLDWSKRPTVKKCGIGLLSSPEFDFFDEVVRDITRI, encoded by the exons ATGGcggcttcttcctcttccactgTTATCCCCCATAGAGAAAAGCACGACGTGTTTCTCAGTTTCCGAGGCGAGGACACCCGCGACAGTTTCACCAGTCATCTTCATGCTGCATTACGCCGGAGTAAAATCGAAACCTACGTAGATAACAGACTCGAGAGAGGAGACGAAATCGGACCCGCTCTTCTCAAAGCAATAGAGGAATCAGAGCTCTCGGTAATCATTTTCTCGGAGAATTATGCCTCTTCTACATGGTGCTTGGATGAGCTTGTGCATATACTCGAATGCAAGAAGAAATATGGATGCTCTGTTATACCTGTTTTCTACGACGTAAATCCATCACATGTGCGGAGACAGGAGGGGAGTTATGCAGCTGCGTTTGCTCAACTTCAACAACGTTTCGAGGATAGGGGGGAGATGGTGCGCCAGTGGAGGGATGCTTTGACAAGTGCTGCAAATCTATCTGGGTTTGATTCTCACAAAATAAG GCCTGAGTCCAAGTTAGTTGAGGATATTGTTAAAGCTATTTTAGTGAAATTGAATGGTGGATCATCTAGTGTTTTGAAGGGCCTGGTAGGGATGAAAAGCCGCGTTCGGGAAGTTGAAAGGTTGTTGTGTTTGGACTCTCTAGATGTCAGGACTGTAGGCATATGGGGTATGGGTGGTGTAGGTAAGACCACCCTTGCTCGTGCTGTATTTGACCATCTCTCTTTTGAATTTGAAGCTTGTTGCTTTATTGGAGATATTAGGGAAGCATCAGAGACTAGTCATGGACTAAATCAGTTGCAAAAGGAGCTTCTTCGTATTTTGTTAGACCAAGAAAATCTGAATATGGGCACTATATCTGTAAGTTCAACTCTTGATAGAAGGAGGCTCCGCCGTAAAAAGGTCCtcattgttcttgatgatgtgaatgaTCCAAGGCAACTAGATGTTTTAGTTGGAGATGATGCTCAGTTTGGTCCTGGAAGTAGAATCCTTATAACAACTATATATATGCAACTACTTAAGACTGGAGGAGCAGATAAGATATATGAAGTTAAGCAATTAAATGAAGATGAAGCCCTTCAGCTTTTTCGTTTAAATGCTTTCAAAAATATGTGTCCTACATCTGAATATACAGAATTGTCAAGAATGGTGGTAAGTTATGTTGAAGGCATTCCGTTGGCTCTTAAGGTTTTGGGTTCCCTATTGCACtgcaagagaaaaagagaatggGAAAGTGAATTGATTAAACTGAAAAAGATTCCCAACAAAAGAATTCAGGATGTGTTGAGAGTAAGTTATGATGGATTAGACGAGGAACAGAAAGAGATATTTCTTGAGATTGCATGCTTTTATAAAGGGGAGAAGATAGATTATGCAAAAAGAATGTTGGATACTTGTGACTTCTGTGCTGATGCGGGAATTGCAGTTCTGACTGATATGTCTCTcatatcaataaaaaacaacTACCTGTGGATGCATGATTTGATACAAGAAATGGGTCGTGCAATTGTCCGTGAACCTAAGGAGCATGGAAAACGCAGTAGGTTGTGGATTGCTGAGGATATCTGTCAAGTATTTAAACATAATACA GGAACCGGAACAATTGAAGCCATATTCCTTGATATGTCTAAGATTACAAAGCTGCATGTGAGAGGTGCAGCCTTCAAAGACATGCATAATCTAAGATTGCTCAAAATATTTATCTCTGGTGATGAGTTTCCCGAGAAGCACTGCAAAATGTACCTTCCCGAAGGCCTTTCGTCTCTTCCTGATGCCCTTAGATATCTGTACTGGGACGGATACCCTTTGAAATCATTGCCATCAGATTTTTCTCCAGACTATCTTGTTGAGCTTCATATGCCCAATAGCCAAGTTGAGCAACTTTGGACTGAAGACCAG AATCTTGGGAAGTTGAGAAAGATAAATCTTAGTCATTCGAAGAACCTAACTAAAGTTCCAGATCTCTCCCGGAGTCCGATTGAGAATACAGAACTTCAGAACTGTACAAGTTTAGTTCGAGTCCCTACATATTTTCAAAATCTTGACAAGCTTACCTGTCTGAATCTTAGTGGCTGCTCAAGTCTTAAACATCTTCCAGATATGCCGGTGAATATGACTACCTTATATTTACGTGGAACTGCAATAGAAGAGTTGCCTGCATCAATTTGGTCCCACAAGAAGCTTGTATCATTAGACCTGATGTACTGCCAAGACCTTAAGAATCTTCCAAGCAGCACTTGCAATCTGAATTCTCTCCAAATTCTTGGTCTACTTGGCTGCTCAACTCTTGGCAGATTTTCAGAACTTCCGAGGAATATAAGACATTTATGTTTGGCTGGGGCAGCAATTGAAGAAATACCCTCATCAATCGGGTGTGTCTCTGGCCTCGTTTCAATTCAACTGGAAAATTGCAAAAAGTTTGTGAGGCTCCCTACCAGCATTTGTAAGTTGAAATCTCTCTCGAGACTCTCTCTCTTTGGTTGCTGTAAATTCAAGGACTTCCCAGAAATCTTGGAGCCTATGGAAGGTCtggagtttttaaatttaagtAAAACAGCGATTGAAGAGCTACCCATGTCGACTGAAAATCTAGTCGGGCTAAAAAAGTTGGAGCTGTTTAACTGCAAAAACCTTCGGTTTGTCCCAAGCAGCATCTACAAAATTAAATCTGTGGTCCTCGATGGTTGTAGGGAACTCCATTTTTTAGAGTCAGCGCTACCATCGCCTTCCTCAGTAGCTGATCTGGTACTGGAGCTAGACTTTAGTAACTTCaaattttttacagagctaaacCTCGTTGCTCTTATTAACCTGTCATTGTTAAAAACCGTGAatgtttcctttcaaaaaaaaaaaaaaaaaagggtgaatGTCAAAGGGTGCAGACACCTTGTGTCCTCCAAATTCAAAGTCACAAACTACTGGGCCGAAACATTTGCAATTAGCTACAGTCGCAATTTAGAATATTTAGACCCACTTCTTCTAGAAGGTTTCGCAACCTTATTCAGATTCTTCCCCAAAATCCTGGAGCCTGTGCTATGGTTTCGTCATCTTCATTTATATCAAGCAGCCATTCAGGAGCTACCCTGGTCGATTGAAAATCTGATTGGACTTGAAACATTGGAGCTCTGTATGTGTGAAAACCTTGAGCTTGTCCCAAGCAGCATGTACAATTTAAATCGTCTTAAAAGTCTCATCATTTTTGGATGTTCGAAAATTAGAAACTTGCCTGCCTTCTCAGTCGGTTTGCCCTCTTTGAAAAGACTAGAGCTCAGTTATTGCAGTGTTTTAGAAATCCCTGATGATCTCATTAGCTTATCATCATTGCGGAGGCTAAATTTAAGTGGAAGCATAGTTGAGAGATTACCTGCAAGCATCGTGCACGTTTCGGGGCTGGAGTATCTAAGCTTAAGAGATTGCAACAGTCTTCAATCTTTACCGGAGCTCCCATTGCTTCTAGAACATTTTGATGCCTATGGCTTCCGGGGACGAAAGACAGCGTTAAGTTCGAGGACTACAGTCAGACAAGGTTGGGATCAATATCAGGTTTCTGATGACAAACATGTGTTCTCTAATTGCTTAAGACTGGATCAGAATGCATGGAGCGGCATGGGATTGGATGCACAGCTTAGAATTTTTCTAATGGCAATTGCGTCATCAAAGTTTAAACAAAAAACTGGTCATCTCTACGGTCAT GAACGTTGGGATGCAAAAGCTTCAATTACAATTTTATGTCCGGGAAATGAAATTCCAAAGTGGTTTGGCTATCAAACTAAAGGATCTTCAATAAAAATCAAGCTTCCTCCTAATTGGTTTGATACGAACTTCTTAGGTTTTACTCTATCCGTTGCCGCATTCGACAGACATAATGATTTTCCTCTTTACTTACACTTTGGATTTGGATGTAAATCCTATTTCAAAACCAACAATGGTGAAACCATCGAGTTTAATTGCTGTTTGGATAATTGGAATTTCGTTGAGCATAGAGCTGGAAGTGCCAATGCCCATTATGTGGTTATGTGGTATCTTACTCCCCTAAAAGGAGATGGAGCAAAATGGCCCTCTAGTTTTTACAATGTCACGGAGGCTTTCTTTGAGTTCTACCCTCTAGACTGGTCCAAACGACCCACTGTGAAGAAATGTGGGATTGGCCTGCTGTCTTCCCCAGAATTTGATTTCTTCGATGAAGTTGTTAGGGATATCACGCGCATATGA